A single window of Anaerocolumna chitinilytica DNA harbors:
- a CDS encoding histidinol-phosphatase HisJ family protein, whose amino-acid sequence MIRADYHLHSAFSSDSTAPMEDMIEKAIELGLSRICFTDHMDYDFPVTSGYTFLFDPEDYFHKLSSLKEQYEGRIKVLMGIELGLQPHLGEQFQKLVEHYPFDFIIGSTHLVERLDPYLSEYWENRSKEEGVRAYFEEITKNLKNNPCFLINGHLDYMIRYAPNTNKDFTYKDYAETIDTMLRSIIESGKGIEVNTSGFKYGLSVPHPHTDILKRYKELGGELITIGSDAHKPEHLAFDFDRAEKLLLDLGFRYYAVYEERKPILLPLGK is encoded by the coding sequence ATGATTCGAGCCGATTATCATTTACATTCAGCCTTTTCCAGCGATTCTACCGCTCCCATGGAGGATATGATAGAAAAGGCAATTGAACTGGGACTTTCAAGAATTTGTTTTACCGATCATATGGATTACGATTTCCCGGTGACTTCCGGATATACCTTTCTATTTGATCCAGAGGATTATTTTCATAAGCTTAGCAGCTTAAAGGAACAGTACGAGGGTAGAATTAAGGTACTTATGGGTATAGAATTAGGCTTGCAGCCTCATCTGGGCGAACAGTTCCAGAAGCTGGTGGAGCATTACCCTTTTGACTTTATAATTGGTTCCACCCATCTGGTGGAAAGACTTGACCCATATCTTTCAGAATATTGGGAAAACCGTTCCAAGGAGGAAGGGGTACGTGCCTATTTTGAAGAAATTACTAAGAATCTGAAAAATAATCCCTGCTTTTTAATAAACGGGCATTTGGATTATATGATACGGTATGCTCCAAATACAAATAAGGACTTTACTTATAAGGATTATGCAGAGACTATTGACACAATGCTCCGTTCCATTATTGAAAGCGGCAAAGGTATTGAAGTTAATACCTCGGGCTTTAAATACGGTCTATCCGTTCCACATCCCCATACAGATATTCTAAAGCGGTATAAGGAACTTGGCGGAGAATTGATAACAATAGGTTCCGATGCTCATAAACCGGAACATCTGGCCTTCGACTTTGACCGGGCAGAAAAGCTTCTGTTAGATTTAGGCTTCCGTTATTACGCGGTTTATGAAGAAAGAAAACCCATTCTCCTGCCTCTGGGAAAATAA
- a CDS encoding MBL fold metallo-hydrolase: protein MNIRKIKSRGTLFTFDEPGWGLNIYLIHGKNYNYLIDTGLGSLCTDPIKEYLKEKKTIVINTHYHWDHIWGNGAFQEETIIAHKLCYDRIQDNWDEMLRKKGNYQMGEVYKRLPDLLFDNELYFKEDHIRLFYTPGHTIDSISVLDEEDKILLASDNIGDDEEDILPNIFNKEIYLNTIQKYKELEFDFCLSGHNTVLRKDVFDKISELCGTLS, encoded by the coding sequence ATGAATATCCGAAAGATAAAAAGCAGAGGAACTCTGTTTACCTTTGATGAGCCGGGATGGGGCTTGAATATTTATCTGATACATGGAAAAAACTATAATTATCTGATAGATACAGGCCTTGGATCTCTTTGCACGGACCCAATAAAAGAGTATCTGAAAGAAAAGAAAACCATTGTAATAAACACACATTATCATTGGGACCATATATGGGGAAATGGAGCTTTTCAAGAAGAAACAATAATTGCCCATAAGTTATGTTATGACAGGATTCAAGACAATTGGGATGAAATGCTTCGTAAAAAGGGGAATTACCAGATGGGAGAGGTTTATAAAAGGCTTCCTGATCTGTTGTTTGATAATGAGTTGTATTTTAAGGAAGACCATATAAGACTATTTTATACACCCGGGCATACAATTGATTCTATCAGTGTTTTGGATGAGGAAGATAAAATACTGCTTGCAAGTGATAACATCGGGGACGATGAAGAGGATATCTTACCCAATATATTTAACAAGGAAATATATCTGAATACTATCCAGAAATACAAAGAGTTAGAATTTGATTTCTGCCTGTCCGGACATAATACCGTTCTAAGAAAAGATGTATTTGATAAAATATCGGAGTTATGTGGTACTCTTTCATAA
- the mnmA gene encoding tRNA 2-thiouridine(34) synthase MnmA translates to MSGGVDSSVAAYLLKEAGYDVIGVTMQIWQDEDRDIQEESGGCCGLSAVDDARRVAFALEIPYYVMNFKQEFKCAVMDYFVKEYQNGNTPNPCIACNRYVKWESLLKRSLDIGADYIATGHYAKVVQLENGRYTLQKSVTMEKDQTYALYNLTQYQLSHTLMPVGNYKKPEVREIAGKINLRIASKPDSQEICFVPDKDYAKFIEEYTGEVPSEGNFVTTDGRVIGKHKGIIHYTIGQRKGLNLALGYPVFVVDIRPETNEVVIGTGDEVFSEKLYANKLNFMAVEDLQGEMEVDVKIRYNHKGTKALIRKVNDDLVECIFNEPQRAVTPGQAVVFYDGDYVLGGGTIIRS, encoded by the coding sequence ATGTCAGGAGGTGTTGATTCTTCTGTAGCTGCTTATTTGTTAAAGGAAGCCGGATATGATGTTATCGGAGTTACTATGCAGATATGGCAGGATGAAGATAGAGACATACAGGAAGAAAGCGGAGGCTGCTGTGGCTTAAGTGCTGTAGATGATGCCCGAAGAGTTGCTTTTGCTCTTGAGATTCCCTACTATGTAATGAATTTTAAACAGGAATTTAAGTGTGCTGTTATGGATTATTTCGTAAAAGAATACCAAAATGGAAACACACCGAACCCTTGTATTGCTTGTAACCGATATGTAAAATGGGAATCACTGCTAAAGCGTTCGCTGGATATCGGAGCTGATTATATAGCTACAGGACATTATGCCAAGGTAGTACAGCTTGAGAATGGAAGATATACTCTTCAAAAATCTGTAACCATGGAAAAGGATCAGACATATGCATTGTATAACCTGACCCAGTATCAGTTATCACATACTTTGATGCCGGTTGGTAATTATAAGAAACCAGAAGTAAGAGAAATCGCCGGGAAGATTAACCTTCGGATTGCCTCGAAACCGGACAGCCAGGAAATCTGCTTCGTACCGGATAAGGATTATGCTAAATTCATAGAAGAGTATACCGGAGAGGTGCCATCGGAAGGTAACTTTGTAACCACAGACGGCAGGGTTATTGGTAAGCATAAAGGAATTATACATTATACTATCGGGCAGAGGAAAGGCTTAAATCTTGCACTTGGTTACCCGGTATTTGTTGTTGATATTCGTCCGGAAACCAATGAAGTAGTAATAGGCACCGGAGATGAGGTCTTTTCAGAAAAACTTTATGCGAATAAACTTAATTTCATGGCTGTGGAAGATTTACAGGGTGAGATGGAAGTAGATGTTAAGATCAGGTATAATCACAAAGGTACAAAGGCGCTTATCCGCAAGGTAAACGATGATTTGGTAGAATGTATATTTAACGAACCTCAGCGAGCTGTAACACCTGGACAGGCAGTAGTATTCTATGATGGCGATTATGTGCTGGGTGGGGGAACGATTATCAGAAGTTAA
- the nifU gene encoding Fe-S cluster assembly scaffold protein NifU, whose product MYSEKVMDHFTNPRNVGEIENASGVGTVGNAKCGDIMRIYLDIDEAGIINDVKFKTFGCGAAVATSSMATELVKGKNINEALKITNKAVMDALDGLPPVKVHCSLLAEEAIHAALWDYAEKHGIVIDGLEKPKSDISEEEPSEEY is encoded by the coding sequence ATGTACAGCGAGAAAGTAATGGATCATTTCACAAATCCCAGAAATGTAGGAGAAATTGAAAATGCAAGCGGTGTAGGTACGGTAGGAAATGCAAAATGCGGCGATATTATGCGTATCTATCTTGATATTGATGAAGCTGGTATTATAAATGATGTAAAATTCAAAACCTTTGGCTGTGGTGCGGCAGTAGCAACCAGCAGTATGGCAACAGAGCTTGTTAAGGGTAAAAACATCAATGAAGCACTAAAGATTACCAATAAAGCAGTTATGGACGCACTGGATGGTCTTCCACCGGTAAAAGTTCACTGTTCCTTGCTGGCAGAAGAAGCAATTCATGCAGCTCTTTGGGATTATGCAGAAAAACACGGTATTGTAATCGATGGTCTGGAAAAACCCAAGTCAGATATCAGTGAAGAAGAGCCAAGTGAAGAGTATTAA
- the nifS gene encoding cysteine desulfurase NifS → MEKKIYLDNAATTKTRPAVVEAMLPYFTEFFGNPSSVYELATQNKKAVDEARNTIAKALNTESNEIYFTAGGTEADNWALKATAESYSDKGNHIITSKIEHHAILHTCEYLEKKGFEVTYVDVDEYGVVKLEELKKAIRPTTILISIMAANNEIGTIQPIKEIGEIAKANNILFHTDAVQAFGQINLDVKDMNIDMLSASGHKLNGPKGIGFLYIRKGLKLRSFVHGGAQERQRRAGTENVPGIVGFGKAVEIAMSTLEERQKKEIELRDYLIERVSKEIPYVRLNGHRTKRLPNNANFAFQFIEGESLLIMLDMQNICASSGSACTSGSLDPSHVLLAIGLPHEIAHGSLRLTLCEDNTKEEMDYVVDTIKEIVAKLRSMSPLYEDFVKAMSRE, encoded by the coding sequence ATGGAAAAGAAGATTTATTTGGACAATGCAGCTACAACCAAGACACGTCCTGCTGTAGTGGAGGCTATGTTACCTTATTTTACAGAGTTTTTTGGAAACCCCTCCAGCGTATATGAGCTTGCTACACAGAATAAAAAGGCAGTGGATGAAGCAAGAAATACCATAGCAAAGGCTTTGAATACAGAAAGTAATGAGATTTACTTTACTGCCGGCGGAACAGAGGCTGACAACTGGGCTTTAAAAGCCACAGCAGAAAGCTATAGTGATAAAGGAAACCATATTATTACCTCTAAGATTGAACACCATGCAATTCTTCATACATGTGAGTATCTGGAGAAAAAGGGATTCGAAGTTACCTATGTGGATGTGGATGAATATGGTGTGGTAAAATTAGAGGAATTAAAGAAAGCTATCAGACCTACCACAATTTTAATTTCAATCATGGCTGCGAATAATGAAATCGGAACAATACAGCCTATAAAAGAAATTGGTGAAATTGCCAAAGCAAACAACATTCTTTTCCACACGGATGCAGTGCAGGCTTTTGGACAGATAAATCTTGATGTGAAAGATATGAATATCGATATGCTTAGTGCCAGCGGACATAAGCTTAATGGTCCTAAGGGAATTGGATTTTTATATATCAGAAAAGGTCTGAAGTTAAGATCTTTTGTACACGGCGGTGCTCAGGAGAGACAAAGAAGAGCAGGAACCGAAAATGTACCTGGAATAGTAGGTTTTGGCAAAGCAGTTGAAATTGCTATGAGTACTTTGGAGGAACGTCAGAAAAAGGAAATTGAACTAAGAGACTATCTGATCGAGAGAGTTTCAAAGGAAATTCCCTATGTAAGGCTGAATGGTCATAGAACAAAGAGACTTCCAAACAATGCAAATTTTGCTTTCCAATTCATTGAAGGAGAATCACTCCTGATTATGTTAGATATGCAAAATATTTGTGCTTCCAGTGGTTCTGCCTGTACATCAGGGTCTTTGGATCCTTCCCATGTACTTTTAGCCATCGGACTGCCTCACGAAATTGCTCATGGGTCTCTGAGACTTACACTTTGTGAAGATAATACCAAAGAAGAGATGGATTATGTAGTAGATACCATTAAAGAAATCGTAGCAAAACTGCGTTCTATGTCTCCTTTGTATGAGGATTTCGTAAAAGCTATGAGCAGAGAGTAA
- a CDS encoding RrF2 family transcriptional regulator — protein MKLSTKGRYGLRAVVDLALNSEEDAVALSSVAERQGISISYLEQLIAKLKKAGIVNSIRGAQGGYILAKKPEEITVGDILRALEGDLNPVDCSEIEGSSSTCDGANSCVTKYVWMRISDSINNTVDTMLLSELLKEGRRITNENTSESRETRIKPSCGQ, from the coding sequence ATGAAATTATCTACGAAAGGAAGATATGGCTTAAGAGCAGTTGTTGACCTTGCTTTAAACAGCGAGGAAGATGCAGTTGCTTTAAGCTCCGTTGCTGAAAGACAAGGTATCTCAATCAGTTATCTGGAACAATTAATAGCTAAGCTGAAAAAAGCCGGAATAGTTAATAGTATTCGAGGTGCTCAGGGTGGCTATATCCTGGCAAAAAAGCCGGAAGAGATAACAGTAGGAGATATCCTAAGAGCCCTTGAGGGAGACTTAAATCCAGTAGACTGCTCAGAGATTGAAGGAAGCAGCAGTACTTGTGATGGGGCCAATTCATGTGTAACAAAATATGTCTGGATGCGTATTAGTGATAGTATAAACAATACGGTGGATACTATGCTCCTCTCTGAACTGCTAAAGGAGGGCAGGCGTATTACGAATGAAAATACGTCCGAGAGCAGAGAGACTCGTATTAAGCCTTCATGCGGGCAATAA
- a CDS encoding putative polysaccharide biosynthesis protein, with the protein MSKSKSSLIKGTLILTLAGFLTRIVGFFYRIFLSNAMGAEALGVYQLVFPIYGICFTIFASGIQTAISTLVANELGKQRYTGIMKVLRNGGIISFVLAMLLSFFTYRYSTFLAVHIIREPATASSLKILAICFPFCGITSCINGYYYGLKKAGIPAITQLLEQLIRVMAVYFLAASAGGGNLAVTCDLAVLGLVFGEIASQLFNVGSMFLHKTSRNIRHLSASYSALNTTGPGSMNTKGDGLTKSLVKMSIPLTANRLLISILHSIEAILIPAMLKKYGLSSEEALSIFGVLTGMSLPFILFPSAITNSLSVLLLPTISEAQSAGQESLIKKTSAITIKYSLIIGIISTGIFITFGSELGTLVYHNSLSGNFLTILAWLCPFLFITTTLNSIINGLGLVHLTFAGSVIGLVLRIIIIVILVPLQGINGYLLSLLVSQLVMTLFGAYLVAKYINPGFQTMDDVAKPGIIVTLCCYLIHRFYLGLPHASQSLKSVLLLCFLILCASMLLMYLTKTIKSEDFK; encoded by the coding sequence ATGTCAAAAAGCAAAAGTAGTTTGATTAAAGGTACTCTCATCCTGACTCTGGCAGGTTTTTTAACCAGAATTGTCGGCTTCTTCTACCGTATCTTCTTATCCAATGCAATGGGCGCTGAAGCACTTGGTGTCTATCAGCTTGTATTTCCTATATACGGTATATGTTTTACGATATTTGCATCCGGTATACAAACTGCTATCTCAACTTTGGTAGCCAATGAGCTGGGTAAGCAAAGATATACAGGAATCATGAAGGTCCTTCGAAATGGTGGAATTATATCTTTTGTACTTGCAATGCTTCTTTCTTTTTTTACTTATCGTTACTCCACCTTTCTTGCTGTACATATAATAAGGGAGCCGGCCACTGCCTCCTCCCTTAAAATTCTTGCTATATGTTTTCCCTTCTGCGGAATAACCTCCTGTATCAACGGTTACTATTATGGTTTAAAAAAAGCCGGAATACCTGCTATTACACAGCTCTTGGAGCAGCTTATCCGAGTAATGGCTGTATACTTTCTTGCTGCCTCTGCCGGCGGAGGTAATTTAGCAGTGACCTGTGACCTGGCTGTTCTTGGTCTTGTATTTGGAGAAATCGCTTCCCAGTTATTTAATGTCGGCTCCATGTTCCTTCATAAGACTTCAAGAAACATCCGCCATTTGTCCGCCTCCTATTCAGCTCTTAACACCACCGGTCCCGGATCTATGAATACCAAAGGTGATGGTTTAACAAAAAGTCTGGTTAAAATGAGTATTCCACTGACCGCTAACCGTCTGTTGATCAGTATTCTTCACAGCATTGAAGCCATCTTAATTCCTGCAATGTTGAAAAAATATGGCTTAAGCAGTGAGGAAGCCTTAAGTATCTTTGGTGTACTGACCGGTATGTCCCTGCCCTTTATATTATTTCCGTCCGCCATAACCAATTCCCTTTCCGTCCTCTTACTGCCAACTATCTCCGAAGCCCAGTCTGCAGGTCAAGAAAGTCTGATTAAAAAGACATCAGCCATTACAATCAAGTATAGTCTGATTATCGGTATCATCAGCACCGGTATTTTTATAACCTTCGGCAGTGAGCTAGGTACCCTTGTATATCACAATAGCCTTTCAGGAAATTTTTTAACTATCTTAGCCTGGCTTTGCCCTTTTCTATTCATTACAACTACACTTAACAGTATTATCAATGGACTTGGACTTGTGCATCTTACCTTTGCAGGTTCTGTTATTGGCCTTGTTTTACGTATCATTATCATAGTCATACTCGTCCCGCTGCAAGGGATTAACGGATATCTGTTAAGTCTTTTGGTCAGTCAGCTTGTTATGACCTTGTTTGGTGCCTATCTTGTGGCGAAATATATCAATCCAGGCTTTCAGACCATGGATGACGTGGCTAAGCCAGGGATTATCGTTACCTTATGCTGCTATCTCATCCATCGCTTTTACTTAGGGCTGCCTCATGCCAGTCAAAGTCTGAAATCGGTATTGTTATTGTGTTTCTTAATACTCTGTGCCAGTATGTTGCTTATGTACCTTACAAAAACCATAAAATCAGAAGACTTTAAGTAA
- a CDS encoding sensor domain-containing diguanylate cyclase gives MQENKTDYILKKGIPRLNNTIGISLGLAALTGVLLIFNLVINNDQSLYEVVKTDGGVVLILILLLFLTVSFVSSIICNHQVRKATAELSYITKSVHTGFLNILLEPGYQVTYANPKFYEIFGYKRYEFETEYDNCFLSFVCDEDQEKIKVLKEQFVNGSYRQIEVKMITRSGDIINVLLDGNFTLTREGEKAFSAVLLNITNFKEMQNKLSLEEERYRIAAEISNDILFEYKVDKDVMKFADKYTEVYGRTPVIEDFSVVELYNKNMVHPEDCQDLKLFARTLKSGKEMMEAEFRIKNANNEYVWCHIRGKTIYDENKEPISVIGKVVNIDLHKKELQKLEYKAKRDLLTGVYNKVTTKEIIDEYLKRNRNSKHILMMIDIDDFKHVNDNYGHLTGDNILVYIMDKIKSIFFGEIIGRIGGDEFIVFVGNIDSLDGIITKANLLREALSTAYEVEDQAVYISGSIGISVYPEDGATYTELINCADKALYSVKDEGKGSYKLFT, from the coding sequence TAGGAATTTCTCTTGGCTTGGCTGCATTGACAGGTGTTTTATTGATTTTCAATCTGGTAATTAATAATGATCAATCTCTATATGAAGTGGTAAAAACAGATGGAGGAGTGGTATTGATTCTTATTCTGTTGCTTTTTTTGACTGTAAGTTTTGTTTCCAGTATAATCTGTAATCATCAGGTTAGAAAAGCTACCGCTGAATTGTCCTATATTACCAAAAGTGTTCATACAGGATTCCTTAATATTTTGCTGGAACCAGGATATCAGGTCACGTATGCTAATCCAAAGTTTTATGAGATTTTTGGTTATAAAAGGTATGAGTTTGAAACAGAATATGATAATTGTTTTTTATCCTTTGTTTGTGATGAGGATCAGGAGAAAATAAAAGTGCTGAAAGAGCAGTTTGTAAACGGCTCCTATCGGCAGATAGAAGTTAAAATGATTACCCGGAGCGGTGATATTATTAATGTACTTTTGGATGGCAATTTTACCTTAACCCGCGAAGGTGAAAAGGCCTTTTCTGCGGTTTTATTAAACATTACTAATTTTAAAGAAATGCAGAATAAGCTTTCCCTGGAGGAGGAAAGATATCGAATTGCTGCCGAGATATCCAATGATATTCTTTTTGAATATAAGGTTGACAAAGATGTTATGAAATTTGCGGACAAATATACGGAAGTTTATGGACGAACACCTGTAATTGAAGATTTTTCAGTGGTAGAGCTGTACAATAAGAATATGGTTCATCCGGAGGACTGCCAGGACCTCAAACTTTTTGCAAGAACTCTTAAAAGCGGAAAAGAAATGATGGAAGCGGAGTTTCGTATAAAAAATGCAAATAATGAGTATGTCTGGTGTCATATCAGGGGAAAGACTATCTATGATGAGAATAAGGAACCAATCAGTGTCATTGGTAAAGTGGTAAATATTGACCTGCATAAAAAGGAACTGCAAAAACTGGAATATAAGGCTAAGAGAGATTTGCTGACAGGTGTGTATAATAAAGTTACAACAAAAGAAATTATTGATGAATACTTAAAACGCAATCGAAATTCCAAGCATATTTTAATGATGATAGATATTGACGATTTTAAACATGTCAATGATAATTACGGACATTTAACCGGGGACAATATATTAGTATATATTATGGACAAAATTAAAAGTATTTTCTTCGGAGAGATTATCGGTCGTATCGGAGGGGATGAATTCATCGTATTCGTCGGGAACATTGATAGCCTTGATGGAATTATCACCAAGGCCAATCTGCTTAGAGAAGCCCTTAGTACCGCCTATGAGGTGGAAGACCAGGCGGTATACATATCCGGAAGTATCGGTATTTCTGTATATCCGGAAGATGGCGCAACCTATACGGAATTAATTAATTGTGCAGATAAAGCTCTTTATTCCGTAAAAGATGAAGGCAAGGGCAGTTATAAACTTTTTACTTAA